AAAATCTTATTTCCATACAAATTTCCTATAGTTTTGTTAGTAAGTAGAAGTATTTTGTCATAGTTTTCAGTAAACTCATTTATTCTATCTATTGTATTTTGTCCAATAAGAATGTCATATGAATTTATAGAAGTTTTCATAACTAAATTTTTCATAATTGTTCTCCTTTTATTTAGTTTTTCCATAGTTAAAGTATAATAGTTTTATAAGAAAAAAGCAAATTTAGTAAAAAAAATGTTTGTATAAAAAATAGAAAGTATGGTACTTTATAGAAAAAATAAAAAAAGAATTGGAGGTAAAAATGCAAGGGTTTAAAACGTTTATATTAATGCTTATAATGACATTATTATTACTATTCATCGGAGGAGCTATCGGTGGAAGAGCAGGAATGACAATAGCTTTAGTTTTAGCGGGAGTTATGAATTTTGTTTCTTATTGGTTTAGTGACAAAATTGTTTTATCTATGTATGGAGCACAAGAGTTGCCAGAGAATCACAAAGTTTATTGGATAACAAAGAAACTAGCGGACAGCGCAGGATTACCAATGCCAAAAGTATATATTATAAATGAAAGTCAACCAAATGCTTTTGCAACAGGAAGAAACCCTCATCATGCGGCAGTAGCAGTAACAAGAGGATTAGTAGAGCTTATGGATGATAATGAATTATCAGGAGTAATAGGACACGAATTAGGTCATGTTTCTCACAGAGACATTTTAATTCAAAGTGTGGCGGCAACATTAGCTGGAGCAATAGCTTACATGGCAAATATGGCAAAATGGGCAGCAATATTTGGTGGTGGAAGAAGAGATGAAGATGATAATCATGGAGGAATTTTTGGATTATTAGCAATAAGTATTTTTGCACCATTAGCAGCGATGCTAGTTCAAATGGCAATTTCAAGAAGTAGAGAATATAAAGCTGATAATTTTGGAGCAACAATATGCGGGCATCCAAGATATTTAGCTAATGCTTTAAGAAAATTAGAATCATATTCAACAAGAATTCCTATGGATGCAGCACCAGCTACAGAAAATATGTTCATAGTTTCTCCATTAGCAGGAAATAAGATGGCTAATTTATTTAGTACACATCCTAGTACTGCTGATAGAATAAGAAGATTAGAAGAGATGTAAAAAGAGAAAAAGGATCAGACATATTCTGATCCTTTTTATTTGACAGTGGCAGGTTATTAGTATATACTTGCAATAGTATATTAAGGCGGTGTAGAATAAATGGATTGGAAAAAATTGACAATAGAAAGCAGAGACATAATTCAAGAATTTTTACAAAATAAATTTGAAACATCAGATATGAATTTTACAAATATCTTTTTATGGAGCTTTAGTGAAGATATTCAATATGTAGTAAATGATGAAGTTCTTTATATAAGAGGATTTTATGAAGGGAATGAATACTATTTTTTACCAGTTTCTAAAGAAAATAATAAAGAAAAAATAGTAGAAGCTGTAAGAAAAATTAAAGAAAATAACGGGAAAATTGTTTTTATTCCTGAAGAATATGTAGAGTTATTAAAAGAATATTTTCTAATTCAAGAAGAGAGAGATTCTTTTGATTATATTTATTTACAAAAAGATTTAGCAGAGTTAAAAGGAAGAAAGTTTTCTTCTAAAAAGAATAAAATTAATAAATTTAAAAAAGAATATAATTTTACTTATGAAAAAATTTCTAAGGAAAATATTGAAGACATCAGAATTTTTCAAAGAGAGTGGACTGAAAATAGAAAAGATGATAATATTATACTATCAGAGACTTTAGGAATAGAGCAACTTCTTAACAATTATGAAAAATTAGAATTGAGAGGTGGAGTAATAAAAGTTGATGAAAAAATAGTATCTTACGCAATAGGAGAAAAGTTAAGTGACAGCATGGGAGTAATACACATAGAAAAAGGTTTATTTGATTATCAAGGAAGTTATCAAATGATAAATATGTATGTTGCAAAAGAAGAGTTCTCTGATGTTGAATTTATGAATAGAGAAGATGACTTTGGAAGTTTAGGGTTAAGAGAGGCAAAACTTTCTTATCAACCTATAAAATTTATAAAAAAATACAGTATATAGGGAGGAACAGTATGTTTAAAGTTATTAACAAAATAGAAAAAGGTTATGATTTAAATGTTACACTAGTATTTGAAGAACAAATAAAAATTTGTGAGTTTTTATCCCCAGAAAATATAAAATTAATAGAAAGATTAATTAATAAAAAAGAGTTTACAGGAAAAAAAGGTGAACTTTTAAAAATAGATTTTATAGAAAGAGATAACCTTGTTTCAATGTATTATGTTGGAATGGGAAAAGAAGAAGATTTTAATTTAGATGTTTACAGAGAAGTTGTTTTTGATGTTTTATCTAAAGAAAAAGGTGAGGTTTTAATTTCTGGACAAAACGAAAAATTATTAAATTATAATGTGTTAGGAGAAATAGCTTCAAATTTAAACTATAATTTTGATACTTTTAAAAATAAAAAAGGAGAAAAATTAGAAATAAATTTATTTGTTGCAGAAAAAGAAATAGACTTTTCTGAAACAATAGCTTTAGGAGAAGCTACAGATATTGCTAGAGATTTAGTAGATCAACCAGCAAATATAATTAATCCAATAACTCTTTCTGAAAAAGCTTTAGAGTTGGGGAAAAAATATGGATTTGAAGTTGAAATTTTAGATGAAAAACAGATAGAAGATTTAGGAATGAACTTATTAATGGCTGTTGGAAGAGCTTCAGTGACAAAGCCAAGATTAATAGTTATGAGATATTTAAATGGAAAAGATAATAATGAGAAAATAGGATTAGTAGGAAAAGGATTGACATATGATACTGGTGGTCTTTGTATAAAACCTGCAGATTCTATGTTTGAAATGAAGAGTGATATGGCAGGAGCGGCTTCTGTAATTGGTGCGATGTGTGCAATAGCTAACAGAAAAGTTGAAAAAAATGTTGTAGCAATAGTTCCAGCTTGTGAAAATGCAATAAATGGCAATGCTTATAGACCTGGAGATATAATAACGTCTATGAATGGAAAAAGTGTTGAAATTATAAATACTGATGCTGAGGGTAGATTAGCATTAGCAGATGCTATAACGTATGCAGTAAGAAATGAAAAAGTTACTGAAATTGTTGATTTAGCAACTCTTACTGGAGCAATACTTGTAGCATTAGGAAGCTTAACAACAGGTGTATTCTCAAATAATGATGAAAAGTATGACTTATTAGAGAGAAGTAGTAAAGAATATGGTGAAAAAATTTGGAGAATGCCTTTATTTAATGAATATGAAGATCTTTTAAAATCTACAGTAGCAGATGTGAAGCATACTGGTGGAAGAATGGGAGGATCAATAACGGCAGCTAAATTCTTAGAAGGATTTGTGGAAGGATTACCTTGGATACATATGGATATAGCGGGAACAGCATTTAATAGCAGTGTTAAATGGGTTAAAAAAGGTGCTACAGGTGTAGGAGTAAAAACATTATATAGTTATGTAAAAAATAGATAAAATGAAAAGGTGAGAATTTCTCACCTTTTATATTATAAAAGAGGTGATAAATTAATGTTAAAAGATCAATTGAAAAATTTGTGGAAAGATTTATTTAATGATGAATGGAGTTATATAGATTGGTATTTTGAAAATATTTATCAAGAAAACACAACAAAGACATATTTAGAAGATAACTATTTAAAAGGGATGTTATTTGAAAATAAATATCATTTATCTATTGGTGACGAAAGATTTTTAGGTAGATATTTAGTGGGAGTAGGTGTAGCTCCAGAGAGAAGAGGAGAGGGAATAATGAAAAATCTTCTCTTAAAAAGTCTAAAAAAAGCTAAGGAATTTGGAGAAGAATTTGTTTACTTAACTCCAATTGATAAAGAAATCTATGAGCCGTTTGGTTTTGGTTATATTTCAAAACTTTCAAAGTATGAAGTGGATTTTTCAGCCCTCCAAGAATTTAAAAGAAAATTTAAAGTTGAAAAAATAGAAAGTACAAACTATAAAGAGGAACTTCTAATTAAACTAAAGGAATTTTATAGAGAAAATTCAAAAGAATATTTTGTAAAAGTAGCTAGAGAAAAAGAGGATTATAAAAAGATACTTTCAGAAATTTTTTGTGAAGATGGATTAGTTTATATTAGTTATGATTTATTTGAAAAAATAAATGGATATATATTTTTAACAAAATCAAAAAATATATGTGTAAAAGAGTTTTTATTTAATGATAAAGATACATTAGAAAGTTTATTATCAGTATTATATGGATATAAAAATTATTATGAAAAATTAGAATTTATTTTTCCTGAAAATACATACTTAGAAGATTATTTTAAATCAGAAAAAAATGTAAAAAAAATAATAAAGAATAAAGTTCAGGCAAGAATATTAGATGTTGAAAAAGTTTTGAAAAGAATAAGTGGAAATTTAAGAGAAAACGAAGAGATTATTATTCATGTTCAAGATAATTATTTTCCAGAAAACAATGGATCGTTTAAATTAAGTTTTAAAAATGTAGAAAGAACATTAGAAGAATTCCATATAAGTTTGAAAATTAAAGAATTAACTATTTTAAGTTATGGGTTTAGAGATTTTAATTCTTTGAAAAAATTGGAAAGTTTTTATGTAAAAAATAAGGATAAAGAAGAAATACTTAGTAAAATATTTCAAAAGAAAGTAAATTATTTTAATCAAGATTTTTAAGTAAGGAGGTCGTATGGACGAAAAATTAAAATATGTTCAAAAACATTCAGGTAGTTTAGAAGATTTTGTAAAAAAAAATTCTAGTTATTATTTAGAGAGTTGGAAAAGTGAAAAGATCAAATTTAATTTTGCTGCTTTTTTATTTGAAAGCCTTTGGTTTGCATACAGAAAAATGTATCTTGGAGCAGGAGTGCTTTTAATATTAAATTTGATTATAAATTTAATAACATTTTTACTTTTAATAAATACTAAATTTTTTATGGGTGGAACTATTTTAGTCTTGTTTATAAGAATATATATTGGTTTTAAAGCTAATGATTTATATTTTAATAAAGCAAAAAACACATTAAATAAAAAAGGATTCCAAATGGAAGATAAAGAATGTGGAACAAGCTATTTAGGAGTAGCAGTAATAGTGTTCTTAGCAGTAGTATTTCAAGTACTTTTAGATTTTTATTTAGGAGTAACGTTGTATTATCAAAATTAAAAAAACAGCCTACAAAAGGCTGTTTTTATTATTTTTCCATGTAGAATATAACATTCATACTAGCAGTTACATCAATATTATTAGGAACAGTAACTGGAATTGGAGTATCATCACTTTTATAAGAATTATTCAACATGAAAGACATTGGTCTTGGCATAGAATAATTTAAATCAATATTTTTAGGAGAAATTTTAAAGTCATCAATTCCAGCAATTAAACTAGCTTTTGATTTAGCATTTTCATAAGCTAATTTATAAGCTTTATCTTCTAATTCTTTTCTATCAGCGATGAAAAAGTTTATTTCTCCAATGTTATTAACTCCACCATTGTTAAGAGCAGTTAGAACTGTTCCAGCTTTTTCTAAATCATTACTTGTAATTAAAATTTGGTTACGAACGTAATATTTCATCTCACCATCTTTTGAGTTATAATCACTTCTATAGTTTAGAGAGTAATTTTCAGTTTTTATATTATTTTCCTTTAATCCAGTTTTTTTTAGTTGACTAATAGCCTTATTGATAATTTGTGTATTATCATTAATTGCTGTCTGAGAATTTGTATTAATTGTTTCAACAGTAGCAACAATACTAAATGTATCTGGTTTTGCAGAGATTGTACCTGTTCCCGTAACAGAGATTGTAGGTGTCTCATTAGCTAAAGCCATAAAAGAAGTTAAAATAAATAAAGGACCAATTGTTTTTTTCATAAAATCCTCCTAAAATTTTTTTAAAATTAATGTATCAAGAGAAAGTTTAGGTACATAATGTACATTCTTTTCAACATCTCTATGATACTTTAAGTTGTCTACATTTCCTTTTGTAATAATTACAGTATCGGTTGGTTTTCCCAATGCTATTAAAATTTGAGGAGTATATGTGTCAGTATCTAAATCTAAAGTTTTTGATACATCTAATTTGTTAAAAGCACCAATTAAACACCCACCTAATTCCATGTCAGTAGCTTTTAAAAGAATATTTTGACATGCAATTCCAATATCAATTCCTAAAGTAATAGGGGAAAGAGTATTTTCTTTTAATGTACTAATAAGAATATAAGCTTTAGGTCCATCCTCTAAAGTTGGACTCCAAGGGATAGCTCCAGCCCAAGCAGTATGAGGAAAAATTTTATGACATAGACTCTGAGAAGTAACAAGAGTATATCTTAAAGTTTGGCTATTTCTTGCAGAACCACCTAAGTGGGCAGCATTAACTAAAGATTCAAGAGTTTCAGTGGTGATTTCAGTAGAATCAAAAGTTCTATGAGAACGAGTTTTAATTAAAAGTTCATTTAACATTAGTTGACCTCCTCAATTATTTTAACACAATAGTACTTTATAAATATTAAAAAGTCAACATATTAAGAGGAAAAAGTGGACAATTGCTGTAAGTTATTATAAAATGAGTTATTATTTCGAAGAATTAGGGAGGAAAATACTTTTATGGATTTTATATATGATAGAAAGAAAACAGCGGTAATTTTTAAAGATAAAGAGTATTCATATTATGAACTTATAAAAATGGCTAAAATATATTCAAGTTTATTAAATGTAAATAAAGAGGACAGAGTAGCAATTTATATGGAAAATAGACCAGAATATATGGGAGCAGTTTTAGGTATATGGGATAAAAAAGGAACTTGTACGAATTTAGATGCAAGCTATGGTTCAGAGCAATTAGTATATGTATTTAATGATTCAAATCCAAAATACATAATAACATCTAATGAAAATATAAAAAATGCAGAAGAAGCTAAAGAAAAATCAAAATCAGACATAATTATTTTAAATGTGGATGAAATAGATTTATCAAAAGATATTGTTATAGAAAAAGTGAGTGTTGAGTGTTTAGAAAAAGAAGATGTAGCTGTAATGCTATATACATCTGGAACAACAGGAAATCCAAAAGGAGTAATGTTAACATATGATAATATAATGTCTAATGTAGATGCAATAAAAGAGATAAAAATGGTAACTGCAGAGGATAGAATATTGGCTTTATTGCCATTTCATCATATATTACCTTTGTCATTCACAGTTTTAATGCCTTTAAACTTTGGATCGTTAGTTGTTATATTGGATGAATTATCTTCAGAAGCGATAAAACAAAATTTACAAAAATATAAAATAACTGTTGTGATAGGAGTTCCAAGAGTTTGGGAGATGTTCCATAAGGGAATTTTAGGAAAAATAAAATCTAGTTCAGCAACTTATAAATTATTTAAGATTTGTAAATCATTAAATATAATGTCTTTAAATAAAATAATATTTAAAAAGATTCAAGAAGCTTTTGGTGGAAATATAAGATTTTTAGTTTCAGGAGGAGCAAAATTAGATAAAGAGATTTGTGAAGATTTTTATACTTTTGGATTTACTATGTTAGAAGGGTATGGACTTACAGAGACTTCTCCAATAATATCTTTCAATAGACTTGATAACAATGTGGCAGGAACTGTTGGAACAGCTCTTCCAGGAGTAAAAATAAAGTTGGAAGATGACGGTGAGATTGTTGTAAAAGGTAGAAATGTAATGAAAGGTTATTATAATAAACCTGAAGCAACAGCTGAAGCAATCGATAATGAAGGTTGGTTTCATACAGGAGATTTAGGACAATTTGATGGAGATCATTTAAAAATAATTGGAAGAAAAAAAGAAATGATTGTTTTATCAAATGGAAAAAATATAAATCCATCAGATATTGAAGTAGAAATAATGAAAAATACAGATTTAATTCAAGAAGTAGCAGTAACAGAAAACGAAAAACATTTAATAGCAATTGTGTATCCAAATTTTAAAGTCTTAGAAGAAAAAAAGATTGCTAATGCTAAAGAAGCTATAAAGTGGGAAGTTATAGATAAGTACAATATAACTGCACCAAAATACAGAAAAATATTAGATATTGTAATTGTAAAGGAAGAATTACCGAAAACAAAACTAGGAAAACTTAGAAGGTTTATGTTGAAAGATTTACTAAAAGGAATTAGTTTGAAAAAAGGGGATTCTGAAGAAGTTGTAGCAGAAAAAGTTGTTGAAAAGAAGGTTTCAACATCAAAAGAATTAAATACTCAAGAGTTTAAAGTAATGTCAAAATTTATAGGAACTTTACACGATGAAATTCAAATAATTCCAGAGTCGCATTTAGAAATTGATTTAGGATTAGATTCATTAGACGTAGTTGAGATAATAACATTTATTCAAAATACTTATGGTGTAAATATTTCAGAAGAGGATTTTTCTAGAATCAAAACGGTTGAAGCTCTTTGTCAATATATTAGAGAAAAAGGTGGAAACTTTGAAGAGAAAGAGATAAATTGGAAAAAAATATTTGAAGAGCCAGTAGAGTTAAAAATGCCAACTTCTAAGTATGTTATGACAACAGTAAATTTATTAAAACCATTTTTTAATTTATATGTAAAGTTACAAAAAAATACAGATAAATTGCAAAAAAACTCACCTGTTATTTATGTTGGAAATCATCAAAGTATGTTAGATGCCTTTGCGTTTGGTCAAACATTACCGAAAGAGGTTTTAAAAAATACATATTTCTTAGCGATTAATATTCATTTTGAAGGTAAGTTAAAAAAATATTTAGCTGAAAATGGAAATATAATATTAGTTGATGTTAACAAAAATTTAAAAGAAACTTTAAAAATAGCTGCAAAGGTTTTAAAAGAAGGAAAGAATTTGGTAATATTCCCAGAAGGAGCAAGAACAAGAGATGGGGAATTACAAGATTTTAAAAAGACTTTTGCAATTTTATCTAAGGAATTAGAGATAAGTGTTGTCCCGTTCGCAATAAAAGGTGCATATGAGTTAATGCCGTATGGAAAAACATTCCCAATTTCTGGTGAAATGAGTGTGACAATATTAGATGAAATAAACCCTAAAGATAAAACGGTTGAAGAGATAGTAAAACTTACTAGAAATTCAATTAAAGAAAAAATATATAATTAAAATTTAAGAAGCTGACTTTATGTCAGCTTCTTAGTTTTTCATTGAGTTGAAATAATAACACAATTATGTTATAATCATTGTGATTAAAAAAACACCTGTAATAATTTGGGAGGAAAAATTGGAATTTGTAAAGAATCATAATAAAACGGCGATATTTTATGAGGGGAAAGAATATTCGTATAAAGAATTAATTGCTGGATCAAAAGAGTATTCATCACTTTTAGATTTATCAAAAGAGGAGAAAGCTGTTATTTTCATGGAAAATAGACCAGAGTTATTATATGCTTTCTTAGGAATATGGGATAAAAAAGGAACTTGTGTTTGTTTAGATGCAGCATCTAAAGTTTCTGAATTCCAATATTTTATAGAGGATTGCACACCAAAATATGTGTTTGTTTCTAATGATACATATAAAATAGCTAAAGAGGCAGTGGATATTTCTAAAGTAAATACTAAAATTTTAAATGTAGATGAAATAGATTTATCAAATGCAACAAAAGAAGGAACAATTGAAGCTCCTGAAAAAGATGCAGTAGCATTAATACTTTATACGTCAGGGACAACAGGAAATCCAAAAGGAGTAATGTTAACTTTTGATAATATATTAGTAAATATAGAGGGATTAAATAAATATAATATGTATAAACCAACGGACAGAGTTTTAGCTCTTTTACCAATGCATCATATATTTCCTTTACTTGGTTCAGGAATTGTTCCTTTACAACAGGGTGCGACAATAGCATTTTTAAAGGAATTATCTTCACAAGCAATGGTAGATGCTTTAAAAAATTATAAAATAACTATGATGATTGGAGTACCAAGACTTTGGGAAATGTTACATAAAAAAATAATGGAAAAAATTAATTCTAACAAAGTTATAAAAACATTATTTAAATTATGTGAAAAAATGGATAATAAAGAGTTTAGTAAAAAGGTATTTAAAAAAGTTCATGAAGGTTTTGGTGGAAATATAAGATTCTTTGTATCTGGTGGATCAAAATTAAATCCAGAAGTTTCAAGAGATTTTAAAACTTTAGGTATTGATGTGTGTGAAGGTTATGGACTGACAGAAACAGCTCCAATGATTTCATTTACACCAATGAATCAAGTAGTACCTGGATCAGCTGGAAAAATAATGGATGGAGTTCAAGTTAAAATAGCTGAAGATGGAGAGATATTATCAAAAGGTAGAAACTTGATGAAAGGTTATTATAATAAACCAGAAGCAACAGCAGAAGTTATAGATTCTGATGGATGGTTCCATACTGGAGACTTAGGAGAACTAAAAGGTGAATATCTATATGTAACTGGTAGAAAAAAAGAGATGATCGTTTTATCTAATGGAAAAAATATAAATCCAATTGAGATAGAGCAATTTATTTTATCAAATACAGATTTAATTGAAGAAATGGTAGTAATTGAATATAATTCATTGTTAACAGCAGTTATTTATCCAAATTTTTCAAAAGTAAAAGAACATAGAGTTACGAATATATCGGAAACATTAAAGTCTGGAGTAATCGATAAATATAATGGTTCTGCGCCAGGTTATAAAAAAATATTAGATATAAAAATAGTTCAAGAAGAACTTCCAAAAACAAAAATTGGAAAAATAAGAAGATTTATGGTTAAGGATTTATTAGAAGGAAAAATAGTAGAAGAAAAAGAAGAAAATGTTCCTACTTTTAAAGAGTATGCTGTAATTTCAGACTACTTAACTAATTTAAAAAGTAAAAAAGTTATATCAACAGCTCATTTAGAATTAGATTTAGGTTTAGATTCTTTAGATTTAGTTGAATTTATAGCTTTTGTTGAAAATAGTTTTGGAGTTACATTGACTGAAGAGATTTTAACAGAAAATCCTACAGTTATAAAAATAGCTGAGTATTTAAAAGAAAATTCTGAAAGTTTAGAGATAAAAGATGTAGATTGGAAAAAAATATTAGAAAAGGATAATATAGAAGGATTACCTAAATCTAACTCTGTAGGAAAGATAATAAAAACATTATTTAAACCAATGTTTAATATGTATATAAAGATTGAAAAAGAGGGTATTGAAAACACGAAGGTAACAAAACCAACTGTATTTGTTGGAAATCACCAGAGTTTCTTAGATGGTTTCATATTTAATCAGAGTATAGATAATAAAGTTTTGGATAATACATATTTCTTAGCTAAAGTTGCTCACTTTAAAAAAGGGTTTATGAGTTATTTAGGTGAAAATTCGAATATAATGTTAATTGATATAAATAAGAACTTAGCTGAAACACTTCAGTGTGCAGCAACAGCTTTAAGACAAGGAAAAAATATAGTTATATTCCCTGAAGGTACAAGAAGCAGAGATGGAGAGATGAGAGAGTTTAAAAAATTCTATGCAATTTTAGCAAAGGAATTAAACGCAGAAGTTGTCCCATTTGGAATAAAAGGAGCGTATGAGTTATTCCCAGCTCATCAAAAAATGCCTGAGAGAGGAACTGTGAAAATTAAATTCTTCCCTAAAGTTTCGTGTGAGTCGTTATCAGTAGAAGAGATAGTAAAAAAGAATTATACAGATATAAAAGAATGGGTAGAAAAGAGATAATAAAAAAGGTTGCCAGAAAGGCAACCTTTTTTGTATAAATATTTAAATAGATAACATAGGCCCAAGATGTTGTCCACCTAGTAAATGGAAGTGAAGATGAAAAACTTCTTGTCCACCGTGAGTATTACAATTTGTAATAACTCTATATCCATTTTCAGAAATTTCTAAATCTTTGGCAATATCTTTTATAGCTAGATACATAGCAGTTAAATATTCAGAATCCTCAGCTGAAATATCATTTAAAGTTGGGATTTCCTTTTTAGGAACAACTAAAATATGAACAGGGGCTTGAGGATTAATATCTTTAAAAGCTATAACTTTATCATTTTCAAAAACGATAGAAGCTGGAATCTCTCTATTTATAATTTTAGTAAATATAGTAGCCATTTTTCACTCCTTTAATAAAAGATTAAAGTTCGATAGCTTGTATTCTTGTTAAATGTCTTCCACCTAGGAATTCAGTTTTTAAGAATTCGTCTATAATTTCTAGAGCTAAAACA
This Candidatus Cetobacterium colombiensis DNA region includes the following protein-coding sequences:
- the htpX gene encoding zinc metalloprotease HtpX; translation: MQGFKTFILMLIMTLLLLFIGGAIGGRAGMTIALVLAGVMNFVSYWFSDKIVLSMYGAQELPENHKVYWITKKLADSAGLPMPKVYIINESQPNAFATGRNPHHAAVAVTRGLVELMDDNELSGVIGHELGHVSHRDILIQSVAATLAGAIAYMANMAKWAAIFGGGRRDEDDNHGGIFGLLAISIFAPLAAMLVQMAISRSREYKADNFGATICGHPRYLANALRKLESYSTRIPMDAAPATENMFIVSPLAGNKMANLFSTHPSTADRIRRLEEM
- a CDS encoding DUF2156 domain-containing protein, encoding MDWKKLTIESRDIIQEFLQNKFETSDMNFTNIFLWSFSEDIQYVVNDEVLYIRGFYEGNEYYFLPVSKENNKEKIVEAVRKIKENNGKIVFIPEEYVELLKEYFLIQEERDSFDYIYLQKDLAELKGRKFSSKKNKINKFKKEYNFTYEKISKENIEDIRIFQREWTENRKDDNIILSETLGIEQLLNNYEKLELRGGVIKVDEKIVSYAIGEKLSDSMGVIHIEKGLFDYQGSYQMINMYVAKEEFSDVEFMNREDDFGSLGLREAKLSYQPIKFIKKYSI
- a CDS encoding leucyl aminopeptidase; the encoded protein is MFKVINKIEKGYDLNVTLVFEEQIKICEFLSPENIKLIERLINKKEFTGKKGELLKIDFIERDNLVSMYYVGMGKEEDFNLDVYREVVFDVLSKEKGEVLISGQNEKLLNYNVLGEIASNLNYNFDTFKNKKGEKLEINLFVAEKEIDFSETIALGEATDIARDLVDQPANIINPITLSEKALELGKKYGFEVEILDEKQIEDLGMNLLMAVGRASVTKPRLIVMRYLNGKDNNEKIGLVGKGLTYDTGGLCIKPADSMFEMKSDMAGAASVIGAMCAIANRKVEKNVVAIVPACENAINGNAYRPGDIITSMNGKSVEIINTDAEGRLALADAITYAVRNEKVTEIVDLATLTGAILVALGSLTTGVFSNNDEKYDLLERSSKEYGEKIWRMPLFNEYEDLLKSTVADVKHTGGRMGGSITAAKFLEGFVEGLPWIHMDIAGTAFNSSVKWVKKGATGVGVKTLYSYVKNR
- a CDS encoding GNAT family N-acetyltransferase, with amino-acid sequence MLKDQLKNLWKDLFNDEWSYIDWYFENIYQENTTKTYLEDNYLKGMLFENKYHLSIGDERFLGRYLVGVGVAPERRGEGIMKNLLLKSLKKAKEFGEEFVYLTPIDKEIYEPFGFGYISKLSKYEVDFSALQEFKRKFKVEKIESTNYKEELLIKLKEFYRENSKEYFVKVAREKEDYKKILSEIFCEDGLVYISYDLFEKINGYIFLTKSKNICVKEFLFNDKDTLESLLSVLYGYKNYYEKLEFIFPENTYLEDYFKSEKNVKKIIKNKVQARILDVEKVLKRISGNLRENEEIIIHVQDNYFPENNGSFKLSFKNVERTLEEFHISLKIKELTILSYGFRDFNSLKKLESFYVKNKDKEEILSKIFQKKVNYFNQDF
- a CDS encoding DUF2628 domain-containing protein; this translates as MDEKLKYVQKHSGSLEDFVKKNSSYYLESWKSEKIKFNFAAFLFESLWFAYRKMYLGAGVLLILNLIINLITFLLLINTKFFMGGTILVLFIRIYIGFKANDLYFNKAKNTLNKKGFQMEDKECGTSYLGVAVIVFLAVVFQVLLDFYLGVTLYYQN
- a CDS encoding SIMPL domain-containing protein, coding for MKKTIGPLFILTSFMALANETPTISVTGTGTISAKPDTFSIVATVETINTNSQTAINDNTQIINKAISQLKKTGLKENNIKTENYSLNYRSDYNSKDGEMKYYVRNQILITSNDLEKAGTVLTALNNGGVNNIGEINFFIADRKELEDKAYKLAYENAKSKASLIAGIDDFKISPKNIDLNYSMPRPMSFMLNNSYKSDDTPIPVTVPNNIDVTASMNVIFYMEK
- a CDS encoding nitroreductase family protein gives rise to the protein MLNELLIKTRSHRTFDSTEITTETLESLVNAAHLGGSARNSQTLRYTLVTSQSLCHKIFPHTAWAGAIPWSPTLEDGPKAYILISTLKENTLSPITLGIDIGIACQNILLKATDMELGGCLIGAFNKLDVSKTLDLDTDTYTPQILIALGKPTDTVIITKGNVDNLKYHRDVEKNVHYVPKLSLDTLILKKF
- a CDS encoding AMP-binding protein encodes the protein MDFIYDRKKTAVIFKDKEYSYYELIKMAKIYSSLLNVNKEDRVAIYMENRPEYMGAVLGIWDKKGTCTNLDASYGSEQLVYVFNDSNPKYIITSNENIKNAEEAKEKSKSDIIILNVDEIDLSKDIVIEKVSVECLEKEDVAVMLYTSGTTGNPKGVMLTYDNIMSNVDAIKEIKMVTAEDRILALLPFHHILPLSFTVLMPLNFGSLVVILDELSSEAIKQNLQKYKITVVIGVPRVWEMFHKGILGKIKSSSATYKLFKICKSLNIMSLNKIIFKKIQEAFGGNIRFLVSGGAKLDKEICEDFYTFGFTMLEGYGLTETSPIISFNRLDNNVAGTVGTALPGVKIKLEDDGEIVVKGRNVMKGYYNKPEATAEAIDNEGWFHTGDLGQFDGDHLKIIGRKKEMIVLSNGKNINPSDIEVEIMKNTDLIQEVAVTENEKHLIAIVYPNFKVLEEKKIANAKEAIKWEVIDKYNITAPKYRKILDIVIVKEELPKTKLGKLRRFMLKDLLKGISLKKGDSEEVVAEKVVEKKVSTSKELNTQEFKVMSKFIGTLHDEIQIIPESHLEIDLGLDSLDVVEIITFIQNTYGVNISEEDFSRIKTVEALCQYIREKGGNFEEKEINWKKIFEEPVELKMPTSKYVMTTVNLLKPFFNLYVKLQKNTDKLQKNSPVIYVGNHQSMLDAFAFGQTLPKEVLKNTYFLAINIHFEGKLKKYLAENGNIILVDVNKNLKETLKIAAKVLKEGKNLVIFPEGARTRDGELQDFKKTFAILSKELEISVVPFAIKGAYELMPYGKTFPISGEMSVTILDEINPKDKTVEEIVKLTRNSIKEKIYN